A stretch of Panthera tigris isolate Pti1 chromosome E2, P.tigris_Pti1_mat1.1, whole genome shotgun sequence DNA encodes these proteins:
- the TTC9B gene encoding tetratricopeptide repeat protein 9B has product MQRGALSPVLMLSAAPEPPPRPPPALSPPGPGPRHGSARPSPAPEPSGGLGAALDSSLRAAVAFKAEGQRCYREKKFREAIGKYHRALLQLKAAQGARPGGLPAPAPGPASSPGPARLSEEQRRLVENTEVECYDSLTACLLQSELVNYERVREYCLKVLEKQQGNFKATYRAGIAFYHLGDYARALRYLQEARSREPTDTNVLRYIQLTQLKMNRRSLQREDSGAGAGAGAGPGNRDVIG; this is encoded by the exons ATGCAGCGCGGCGCGCTGTCCCCGGTGCTGATGCTCAGCGCTGCCCCGGAGCCTCCGCCGCGCCCGCCTCCCGCCCTCTCCCCGCCGGGCCCGGGCCCCCGCCATGGCTCGGCtcggcccagccctgccccagagcCGTCGGGAGGCCTGGGCGCGGCGCTCGACAGCAGCCTGCGGGCCGCCGTGGCGTTCAAGGCGGAGGGCCAGCGCTGCTACCGAGAGAAGAAGTTCCGGGAAGCCATCGGCAAGTATCACCGGGCACTGCTGCAGCTGAAGGCGGCGCAGGGAGCCCGCCCTGGAGGtctgcccgcccccgcccccgggcccgccAGCAGCCCGGGGCCAGCCCGCCTCAGCGAGGAGCAGCGGCGCCTGGTGGAGAACACGGAGGTGGAATGTTATGACTCTCTCACGG CCTGCCTGCTGCAGTCGGAGCTGGTGAACTACGAGCGGGTGCGCGAGTACTGTCTCAAGGTCCTGGAGAAGCAGCAGGGCAACTTCAAGGCCACCTACCGCGCTGGCATTGCCTTCTACCACCTGGGCGACTATGCACGCGCGCTGCGCTACCTGCAGGAGGCCCGCAGCCGGGAGCCCACAG ACACCAATGTCCTGCGCTACATCCAGCTGACCCAGCTGAAGATGAACCGTCGCAGCCTCCAGCGGGAAGACagtggggccggggctggggccggggcggggccagggAATCGGGATGTCATAGGCTAA
- the MAP3K10 gene encoding mitogen-activated protein kinase kinase kinase 10 encodes MEEEEGGTAKEWGTTPTGPVWTAVFDYEAAGDEELTLRRGDRVQVLSQDCAVSGDEGWWTGQLPSGRVGVFPSNYVAPGAPAAPAGLQLPQEIPFHELQLEEIIGVGGFGKVYRALWRGEEVAVKAARLDPERDPAVTAEQVRQEARLFGALKHPNIIALRGACLSPPHLCLVMEYARGGALSRVLAGRRVPPHVLVNWAVQVARGMNYLHNDAPVPIIHRDLKSINILILEAIENHNLADTVLKITDFGLAREWHKTTKMSAAGTYAWMAPEVIRLSLFSKSSDVWSFGVLLWELLTGEVPYREIDALAVAYGVAMNKLTLPIPSTCPEPFARLLEECWDPDPHGRPDFGSILKQLEVIEQSALFQMPLESFHSLQEDWKLEIQHMFDDLRTKEKELRSREEELLRAAQEQRFQEEQLRRREQELAEREMDIVERELHLLMCQLSQEKPRVRKRKGNFKRSRLLKLREGGSHISLPSGFEHKITVQASPTLDKRKGSDGASPPASPSIIPRLRAIRLTPVDGGGSSSGGSGGGSGTWGRSGPPKKEELVGGKKKGRTWGPSSTLQKERAGGEERLKALGEGSKQWSSSAPNLGKSPKHTPIAPGFASLNEMEEFAEADGGSSVPPSPYTTPSYLTVPLPAEPSPGAPAPLSRPGHGGRRRCELALLGCATLLGAVGLGADVAEARAADGEEQRRWLDGLFFPRAGRFPRGLSPPGRSPGRRDDAAPGPGLAPSATLVSLSSVSDCNSTRSLLRSDSDEAAPAAPSPPPSPPSTNPLVDLELESFKKDPRQSLTPTHVTAARAVSRGHRRTPSDGALGQRGAPEPAAPRPGPRDPLDFPRLPDPQTLFPTHRRPPEFPGRPTTLTFAPRPRPAASRPRLDPWKLVSFGWTLSISPPSRPDTPESPGPPGMQPTLLDMDMEGQSQDSTVPLCGAHGSR; translated from the exons atggaggaggaggagggggggacgGCCAAGGAGTGGGGCACGACCCCCACGGGGCCCGTCTGGACCGCGGTGTTCGACTACGAGGCGGCGGGCGATGAGGAGCTGACCCTGCGGAGGGGCGACCGCGTCCAGGTGCTTTCCCAGGACTGTGCGGTGTCGGGCGACGAGGGCTGGTGGACCGGGCAGCTACCCAGCGGCCGTGTGGGCGTTTTCCCCAGCAACTACGTAGCCCCTGGCGCACCCGCCGCGCCCGCGGGCCTCCAGCTGCCCCAGGAGATCCCCTTCCACGAGCTGCAGCTAGAAGAGATCATCGGTGTAGGGGGCTTTGGCAAGGTCTACCGGGCCCTATGGCGCGGCGAGGAGGTGGCTGTCAAGGCCGCCCGGCTGGACCCTGAGCGGGACCCGGCAGTGACAGCAGAGCAGGTGCGCCAGGAGGCCAGGCTCTTCGGAGCCCTGAAGCACCCCAACATCATTGCCCTCAGAGGCGCCTGCCTCAGCCCCCCACACCTCTGCCTGGTGATGGAGTATGCCAGGGGGGGCGCACTGAGCAGGGTGCTGGCGGGCCGCCGGGTGCCCCCTCATGTGCTGGTCAACTGGGCTGTGCAGGTGGCCCGGGGCATGAACTACCTACACAATGATGCCCCTGTGCCCATCATCCACCGGGACCTCAAGTCCATCAACA TTCTTATTCTGGAGGCCATCGAGAACCACAACCTCGCAGACACGGTGCTCAAGATCACGGACTTCGGCCTCGCCCGCGAGTGGCACAAGACCACGAAGATGAGCGCTGCAGGGACttatgcctggatggctccggaGGTTAtccgtctctccctcttctccaaaAGCAGTGATGTCTGGAG CTTCGGGGTGCTGCTCTGGGAGCTGCTGACGGGTGAGGTCCCCTACCGTGAAATCGACGCCTTGGCCGTGGCATATGGCGTGGCTATGAACAAGCTGACGCTGCCCATCCCCTCCACGTGCCCCGAGCCCTTTGCCCGCCTACTGGAGG aatgCTGGGACCCAGACCCCCATGGGCGGCCAGATTTCGGCAGTATCTTGAAGCAGCTTGAAGTCATCGAGCAGTCAGCCCTATTCCAGATGCCGCTGGAGTCCTTCCACTCACTGCAGGAAGACTGGAAGCTGGAAATTCAGCACATGTTTGATGACCTCCGGACCAAAGAGAAG GAACTCCGGAGCCGTGAGGAGGAGCTGCTGCGGGCGGCCCAGGAGCAGCGCTTCCAGGAGGAGCAGCTGCGGCGGCGGGAGCAGGAGCTGGCCGAGCGCGAGATGGACATCGTGGAGCGTGAGCTGCACCTGCTCATGTGCCAGCTGAGCCAGGAGAAGCCCAGGGTCCGCAAACGCAAGGGCAACTTCAAGCGCAGCCGCCTGCTCAAGCTGCGGGAAGGTGGCAGCCACATCAGCCTGCCCTCCG GCTTCGAGCATAAGATCACAGTCCAAGCCTCTCCAACCCTGGACAAGCGGAAAGGATCCGATGGGGCCAGCCCCCCTGCAAGCCCCAGCATCATCCCCCGGCTGAGGGCCATTCGCC TGACTCCCGTGGATGGCGGTGGCAGCAGCAGTGGTGGCAGCGGTGGTGGCAGTGGGACATGGGGCCGCAGCGGGCCCCCAAAGAAGGAAGAGCTGGTTGGAGGCAAGAAGAAGGGCCGGACCTGGGGCCCCAGCTCCACCCTGCAGAAGGAGcgggctggaggggaggagag GCTGAAGGCCCTGGGGGAAGGAAGCAAACAGTGGTCATCCAGTGCCCCCAACCTGGGCAAATCCCCCAAACACACACCGATCGCCCCAGGCTTCGCCAGCCTCAATGAGATGG aGGAGTTCGCGGAGGCGGACGGAGGCAGCAGCGTGCCTCCCTCCCCCTACACCACCCCGTCCTACCTCACGGTGCCGCTGCCGGCCGAGCCCTCCCCGGGGGCGCCCGCGCCCCTCTCCCGGCCCGGGCACGGCGGCCGGCGACGCTGCGAGCTGGCTCTGCTGGGCTGCGCCACGCTGCTGGGCGCCGTGGGCCTGGGCGCCGACGTGGCCGAGGCGCGCGCGGCCGACGGCGAGGAGCAGAGGCGCTGGCTCGACGGCCTCTTCTTCCCGCGCGCCGGCCGCTTCCCGCGGGGCCTCAGCCCGCCCGGGCGCTCGCCCGGTCGCCGTGACGACGCGGCCCCCGGCCCGGGCCTGGCGCCCTCGGCCACCCTGGTGTCGCTGTCGTCCGTGTCCGACTGCAACTCCACGCGTTCGCTGCTGCGCTCCGACAGCGACGAGGCCGCGCCGGCCGCGCCCTCCCCGCCGCCCTCCCCGCCCAGCACCAACCCCCTGGTGGACCTGGAGCTGGAGAGCTTCAAGAAAGACCCCCGCCAGTCTCTCACGCCCACCCACGTCACGGCCGCGCGCGCAGTGAGCCGCGGGCACCGGCGGACGCCGTCTGATGGGGCGCTGGGGCAGCGGGGGGCGCCTGAGCCCGCGGCTCCCCGCCCTG GCCCTCGAGATCCCCTGGACTTCCCCCGCCTGCCCGACCCCCAGACCTTGTTCCCGACCCACCGCCGGCCCCCCGAGTTCCCTGGCCGCCCTACCACCCTGACCTTCGCCCCAAGACCCCGGCCGGCTGCCAGCCGGCCCCGCCTGGACCCCTGGAAACTGGTCTCCTTTGGCTGGACACTCAGCATCTCGCCTCCCAGCAGGCCGGACACCCCAGAGAGCCCTGGACCCCCCGGCATGCAGCCCACGCTGCTTGACATGGACATGGAGGGGCAGAGCCAAGACAGCACAGTGCCCCTGTGCGGGGCCCACGGCTCCCGCTGA